One window of the Myxococcota bacterium genome contains the following:
- a CDS encoding phosphotransferase has translation MPAEHPLEPVPEAQRELAKSVLDTALGRGRVTGLRRATGGASALTYRVDAGSDAYLLRIEAGLNARQNPAHYACMQAAAEAGIAPPLRFVDAERGVALMEFVTQRPLSEYSGGAPALVRDLGVLVRRLQDATIFPAPEISYVEVIDRMLRFLRGSGVFAAGLLDPHAEGFARIRAAYPWQDGPRVSSHNDPNPRNLLFDGSRLWLVDWETACQNDPLTDPAVVTHELAGTPELQEGLLRGWLGREPDAPTRARLVLMRQLTRLFFACALFRHFAGDPERTPDRDLTALTGPQFMAAIQSGQLRIGTPELLYAFAKMFLAGFLAELGTPGFAAALAGASP, from the coding sequence ATGCCCGCCGAGCACCCCCTCGAACCGGTCCCCGAAGCACAGCGCGAGCTGGCGAAGTCCGTGCTCGACACGGCGCTCGGGCGCGGGCGAGTCACTGGCCTGCGGCGCGCGACCGGTGGGGCCTCCGCGCTCACCTACCGGGTCGACGCCGGCAGCGACGCCTACCTGCTGCGGATCGAGGCGGGGCTCAACGCGCGCCAGAACCCGGCTCACTACGCGTGCATGCAGGCGGCGGCCGAGGCGGGGATCGCCCCGCCGTTGCGCTTCGTCGACGCCGAGCGCGGCGTGGCGCTGATGGAGTTCGTGACTCAGCGGCCGCTCTCGGAGTATTCCGGCGGCGCCCCCGCGCTGGTGCGCGACCTGGGGGTCCTCGTCCGGCGGCTGCAGGACGCGACGATCTTCCCCGCTCCGGAGATCAGCTACGTCGAGGTGATCGATCGCATGCTCCGCTTCCTGCGCGGGTCGGGCGTGTTCGCAGCGGGCCTGCTCGACCCTCACGCCGAGGGCTTCGCGCGCATCCGTGCGGCGTACCCCTGGCAGGACGGCCCGCGGGTCTCGAGTCATAACGACCCCAATCCGCGCAACCTCCTGTTCGACGGCTCGCGGCTGTGGCTGGTCGACTGGGAGACGGCCTGCCAGAACGACCCGCTCACGGACCCGGCCGTGGTGACTCACGAGCTGGCCGGCACGCCCGAGCTGCAGGAGGGCCTGCTGCGCGGCTGGCTCGGCCGCGAGCCCGATGCCCCGACGCGCGCCAGGCTCGTGCTAATGCGCCAGCTCACGCGCCTGTTCTTCGCCTGCGCGCTGTTCCGGCACTTCGCGGGCGACCCCGAGCGCACGCCCGACCGGGACCTCACGGCACTCACCGGCCCGCAGTTCATGGCGGCGATCCAGAGCGGGCAGCTCCGGATCGGAACGCCGGAGCTGCTCTACGCCTTCGCGAAGATGTTCCTGGCGGGGTTTCTCGCGGAGCTCGGCACGCCCGGCTTCGCCGCGGCATTGGCCGGCGCTAGTCCCTGA